Part of the Aquabacterium sp. OR-4 genome, CACACCTGCAGGCCGTTTGGCAGGGTCAGTGGCGCGGCGCCGGTCAAGGGCAGCGCAGCCAGTTGCTGCCAGGCGAAGGCGGGCGCGGGCTCGGCGGGCTCTCGCCGCGCTGGCGCTGTGCCTGGTCCGCCTGGTCCGCCCGGCGAGGACGGCCCGCCGGCCCCGAGCAGGCTCTTGGCGACCCCGTTCTCCCAGGCCAGGCGGCCCCCTTGGTTCACCCCGATCAGGCCCACCATCGCCGAGTCCAGCAGTTCGGGTGCCACCTGAATGCGGATGACCAGGTGCTCGGTCGACTGCGCCAGCAGCAGGCGGCTTTCGATGGCACCGGCATACAGGCCGACCACGGCCGCAGCATCGAATGCGAACGGGATGCGCTCGCTGGACAGGTCGAGCACACCCGCCAGCCGGCCGTGGATGTCGCGGATCGGCGCGGCGGCGCAATGCATCTCCTGCACGCTGTCGAAGAAGTGCTCTCCGCCGAGCACACACACGGCCTTGCCGATGCGTGCCGCGACACCGGGCGCCGTGGTGCCTACGGCATCCTCCGACAGGTTCACGCCCAGGCGTGTGGCGACAGGCATGAGTTCCTCGTGCGAGCGGCCCACGCAGGAAGCGCCAATCAGCACACCCGAGGCATCGGTCAGCATGGCCGCGCAACTGGTGGCCGACAGCACGGTCTCCAGCCGTGGCAACTCGTCCATCCAGGCCTGCCGCAGATGGCGGTTCTTCATCAGCGCCAGCTGGGTGCGGCTGGCCGTCACCGGCTGGAACTCGGCGCGCTCACGCGGGCTGCCCAGCAGGCGCAGGCAGCGCGCCCAGGATTCGAACACCGCCTCGCCCACCACGCCGGTGGGTGCCTGGCCTTCCTCGAAGAAGCGCTGTCGCGCCTGCGCGATGCGGGCCGGCCGGGACTGGGGAAAGAGCGTGTGCGGCAGATGGTTCATGGCAACCCGAAACCGGCCGCGCCGCGCGCCCGCGCAAGGCTTCAGACCGGGGCACCATCCTGCCTGCTGCACCGCCCCGGCGCCAATGGCGCGGCGCGAATGTGGTGCATCACTGGCGGTGATGCAGCGGGCGGCAGCTCACTCCGCAGGTGCGGTCTTATCCTCGCCGAACAGGTCGAACACGATGCCACGCAGCCACTGGTGCACCGGCGAGCGGTGCACCTTGGCATGCCAGAACACGTTGATCGCCACCTCGGGCAGATCGAGCGGATGCTTGCGGAACGTGAGCTCGAAGGGCTCGGCCAGGCTCTCGGCCAGCCGTTCGGTCACCGTGGCCAGCATGTCCGAGCGGCGCAGGATGTGGCCCACGCTGACGAAGTGCGGCACGGTCAGCCGCGTGCTGCGCTCGATGCCGGCGCGCTGGATCAGCTCGTCGACCCGGCCGTGGCCGGTGCCGGCCGACACGATCACCAGGTGCTCGGCGGCCTTGAAGTCGGTCAGCGTCAGGCGCTTGCGGTCCAGCGCATGGCCCTTGCGGAACAGGCACACATAGCGCTGGCGGAACAGCCGGCGCTGGAAGAAGCCGGCCTTCAGCTGCGGCAGCGGGCCGATGGCCAGATCGACCTTGCCGGCCTCCATGTCGTCGCGCAGCGTGGTGGCCGTGGTGCGCACCGTGGCCAGCGAAAGGCCGGGCGCCTCCTGGCGCAGGCGCTCCACCAGGGCGGGCAGGAACACGATTTCGCCGATGTCGGTCATGCCGATGGTGATCGTGCGCTTGACGCTGGACGGCAGGAAGCGGGTGTGCTGGTTCAGCCCGCTGTGGATCATGCCCAGCGCATAGCCGATGGGCTCGGCCAGCTGCTCGGCAAAGGGCGTGGGCATCATGCCGGCGGGGGTGCGCACGAACAGGTCGTCGCCGAACTGGCGGCGCAGCTTGGCCAGGGTGTTGCTGACCGCCGGTTGCGTCAGCCCCAGGTTCTCGGCCACCTTCGAGACGCGCCGCTCGACCATCAGCTGCTGGAACAGCACCAGCTGGTTCAGGTCGATGTCGGTCAGTTCCACGGCCACCTCATCACGCGCAGTGATACATCACATTCATGCGATTCTATTTGCCGAATGCGCGGATGGGGGAATGATGCCGCCGGCGATCAGACACCGACATGGACATCCTCGTACAACCCCTCAACCGCGTCATCCAGGCCGAGCCCGGCGCCAATCTGCTTGAAGCTCTTTTGGCGGCCCAGGTGCCGATGTCCTACTCGTGCATGTCAGGCCGCTGCGGCACCTGCCGCTGCCGCGTGGTCGATGGCGACGTGCTGGCCGGCGGCGGCATCGATCAGCGGCCGCTGGATGTGCAGGACAGCGAGGTGCTGGCCTGCCAGACCTATGTGACCGAACCCTGCACCATCCGCATCCCGGAGCCCGACGAGGTGGTGGTGCATCCGGCACGGATCGTCAAGGCCAGCGTCGCGGCCATCGAGGACCTGACGCATGACATCAAGCGCGTGCTGCTCAAGCCCGCCAAGCCGATCGAGTTCTCGCCCGGCCAGTACGTGCAGCTGCAGTTCGGCCCCGATCTGAGCCGGCCCTATTCGATGGCCGGCCTGACGACCGACGGGCAGTTCGAGTTCCATGTCCGACTGGTGCCCGGTGGCCGCGTGACGGGCTACATCGCGGACCAGTTGAAGGTGGGCGACGCGGTCAAGGTCAGCGGGCCGCTGGGATCGGCCTACCTGCGGCGCAAGCATGCCGGCCCCATCCTGTGCGTGGCTGGTGGCACGGGGCTGGCACCCATCCTGTCCATCCTGCGCGGCATCGCAGCCGAAGGGCTGGCCAGCGACATCCACCTGTACTTCGGCGTACGTTCGCCACGCGACATCTACGGCTCAGACTGGCTTGCGGCGCTGCAGACAGCCAATCCGCGGCTCAACGTGCACGTGGTGGTCGCCTCGGGCGGTGACCCCGGCCAGCATCGCTGCGGTTTGGTCACCCAAGCCATCGAGGAAGACCACCCCGACCTGACGGGCTGGCGCGCCTACCTGTGCGGCTCGCCACCGATGGTGGAGGCCGCCACCCAACTGGCCCGGCAGCGCGGCATCGCGCCCGACCACATCTACGCCGACGCGTTCTACAGCCAAGGCAACTGAGGAAACCGCCATGACCCCCCGTCCCCTGTCCGACCAGGAGCGCGCCGCCCGTGCGGAGTTCTACAGCCGCATCGGCGCCAATGACATGACACCGCTGTGGGAGGTGCTGGGCGCGCTGGTGCCGCCCACCCCGCGGCCGGTGGCCCAGGCGGCGCTGTGGCGCTACCAGGACGTGCGCGAGCGCGTGATGGAGGCCGGCCGTCTGATCTCGGCCGAAGAGGCCGAGCGGCGCGTGCTGATCCTCGAGAACCCCGCGCTGCGCGGTCAGTCGTGCATCACCAACTCGCTGTATGCGGGCTTGCAGCTGATCCTGCCGGGCGAGGTGGCCCCGGCCCACCGCCATACCCAGTCGGCGCTGCGCCTGGTGCTGGACGGCGAGGGCGCCTACACCGCCGTCGATGGCGAGCGCACCACGATGCGCCGCGGCGATTTCATCATCACGCCGGCCTGGACCTGGCATGACCACGGCAACCTGGGTGACCAGCCCGTGGTGTGGCTGGACGGCCTGGACATCCCCATCGTTCGCTTCCTGGATGCCGGCTTTGCCGAGCGGGCCTCCGAATCCAGCCAGCAGCCACTGCGCCCCGAGGGCGACTCTCTCCACCGCTACGGCGCCAACATGGTCCCGGTCGACTTCGATCCCCGGCCGGCCGACCCGACGCGTGTGTTCGTGTACCCGTTTGAGCGGGCGCGCGAGGCGCTGCGCGGCCTGCAGGCCGCGGGCCAGCCCGATCCGCACCTTGCCCACAAGCTGCGCTATGTGAATCCGGCCACCGGCGCATCGCCCATGCCGACCATCGGCGCGTATGCCCAGCTGCTGCCGGCCGGATTCGAGACCCGCGGCTACCGCTGTACCGACGGCACCGTGCATGTGTGCCTGCAGGGCAGCGCCGAGCTCCAGGTGGGCGAGCGCGTGTGGCGCGTGAGCGAGAACGACGTGGTCGTGGTGCCGTCCTGGCAGACGCTGTCGATGCGCGCCGACCAGGAGTCCATCTTCTTCAGCTTCTCGGACCGGCCCGTGCAGAAGATGCTGGGCTTGTGGCGCGAAGAACGTCTCTGACAGCGCCCGCCACGGCGCCATGCCGTGCGCACCGAATGACCGACACATCCACATCCAGGAGACCCGCATGAGCGAGACATCGACTGTCTTCCCCGACCGGCCCCAATGGGAATCGGACGGCACCCACCGCATCCCGTTCGCGGCCTACACCGACGAACAGGTCTACCAGCGCGAGCTGGAGCGCTTCTTCTACAAGGGCCACTGGTGCTACGTGGGCCTGGAGGCCGAGGTGCCGAACACCGGCGACTTCAAGCGCACCGTCGTGGGCGAGCGCTCGGTGGTGATGGTGCGTGACGCCGACGGCCAAATCAATGTGGTGGAGAACGTGTGCGCGCATCGCGGCATGCGCTTTTGCCGCGAGCGCCATGGCAACCGCAAGGACCTGGTCTGCCCCTACCACCAGTGGAGCTACACGCTCAAGGGCGACCTGCAGGGCGTGCCGTTCCGCCGCGGCGTCAAGCAGGATGGCCAGGTGCACGG contains:
- a CDS encoding helix-turn-helix domain-containing protein encodes the protein MTASRTQLALMKNRHLRQAWMDELPRLETVLSATSCAAMLTDASGVLIGASCVGRSHEELMPVATRLGVNLSEDAVGTTAPGVAARIGKAVCVLGGEHFFDSVQEMHCAAAPIRDIHGRLAGVLDLSSERIPFAFDAAAVVGLYAGAIESRLLLAQSTEHLVIRIQVAPELLDSAMVGLIGVNQGGRLAWENGVAKSLLGAGGPSSPGGPGGPGTAPARREPAEPAPAFAWQQLAALPLTGAAPLTLPNGLQVWARAEMRAPDGRRGMVAVAPFPFPVAPPAWHAAPPAEPAPAVAATEAPSAPVSAPAPTAATATPASPQRLRESDLHLIQQTLQACGGNVSEAAARLGVSRGLIYRRLRGARGRDGSPAA
- a CDS encoding LysR family transcriptional regulator, whose amino-acid sequence is MELTDIDLNQLVLFQQLMVERRVSKVAENLGLTQPAVSNTLAKLRRQFGDDLFVRTPAGMMPTPFAEQLAEPIGYALGMIHSGLNQHTRFLPSSVKRTITIGMTDIGEIVFLPALVERLRQEAPGLSLATVRTTATTLRDDMEAGKVDLAIGPLPQLKAGFFQRRLFRQRYVCLFRKGHALDRKRLTLTDFKAAEHLVIVSAGTGHGRVDELIQRAGIERSTRLTVPHFVSVGHILRRSDMLATVTERLAESLAEPFELTFRKHPLDLPEVAINVFWHAKVHRSPVHQWLRGIVFDLFGEDKTAPAE
- a CDS encoding 2Fe-2S iron-sulfur cluster-binding protein, whose protein sequence is MDILVQPLNRVIQAEPGANLLEALLAAQVPMSYSCMSGRCGTCRCRVVDGDVLAGGGIDQRPLDVQDSEVLACQTYVTEPCTIRIPEPDEVVVHPARIVKASVAAIEDLTHDIKRVLLKPAKPIEFSPGQYVQLQFGPDLSRPYSMAGLTTDGQFEFHVRLVPGGRVTGYIADQLKVGDAVKVSGPLGSAYLRRKHAGPILCVAGGTGLAPILSILRGIAAEGLASDIHLYFGVRSPRDIYGSDWLAALQTANPRLNVHVVVASGGDPGQHRCGLVTQAIEEDHPDLTGWRAYLCGSPPMVEAATQLARQRGIAPDHIYADAFYSQGN
- the gtdA gene encoding gentisate 1,2-dioxygenase, with the translated sequence MTPRPLSDQERAARAEFYSRIGANDMTPLWEVLGALVPPTPRPVAQAALWRYQDVRERVMEAGRLISAEEAERRVLILENPALRGQSCITNSLYAGLQLILPGEVAPAHRHTQSALRLVLDGEGAYTAVDGERTTMRRGDFIITPAWTWHDHGNLGDQPVVWLDGLDIPIVRFLDAGFAERASESSQQPLRPEGDSLHRYGANMVPVDFDPRPADPTRVFVYPFERAREALRGLQAAGQPDPHLAHKLRYVNPATGASPMPTIGAYAQLLPAGFETRGYRCTDGTVHVCLQGSAELQVGERVWRVSENDVVVVPSWQTLSMRADQESIFFSFSDRPVQKMLGLWREERL